The genomic segment GCGCATCGCCCGCCATTTATAATGATCACCATGGAGCCAGACCTGACTGATATTTTCAAATTTAATATCATTGGCGATCTGCTCCGGAATCAGATGATTATGATAGTCGATAATGGGTAGCTGTTTTGAATAATTGTGGTACAGCACTTCTGCTGTTTTTGAGTTTAATAAAAAGTTTTCGTCTAAGAATGCTTTCATACTATATAAATTTATAAGCTCACACCTCTTTTCCAAGGGATGAAGTCGTCCTGATTTAATTGAACAGCCTTGGGAATTACCTCACCGCTGGCTGCTTTGATGCAATACTCGAGTATATCTTCGCCCATTTCCTGGATTGTTTTGTCACCATCGATAATAGGGCCGGTATTAATGTCAATGATGTCGGCCATTTTCTTTGCCAATGTATTATTGGTGGCGACTTTGATTACCGGGCATATTGGATTACCGGTAGGGGTGCCCAGTCCCGTAGTAAATAAAATTAAGGTGGCGCCTGCGGCTGCTTTACCGGTTGTGGCTTCGACATCGTTGCCTGGTGTGCAGACCAGATTAAGTCCGGCTTTTGTGGCTGTCTCCGTATAATCGAGGACATCGACTACAGGGGAGGTGCCGCCTTTTTTGGCAGCGCCATTACTTTTGATGGCATCCGTAATGAGTCCGTCACGTATATTGCCCGGTGAAGGATTCATATAAAACCCCGAGCCTACAGCCTCCGCGGCATTGCTATAGGCGGTCATCAAGTCGATAAATTTATTGGCTGCGGCAGGATCCAACGTCCGGTCTATAAGATTCTGTTCGGCACCGCATAATTCCGGAAATTCCGCTAGAAGCACCTTCCCCCCCAAAGCGACCAGGAGATCAGCCGTATAACCGACAGCTGGATTCGCCGAAATACCGCTGAAACCATCACTGCCACCACACTTGACACCGAGTGTCAATTTGCTTAAAGGCACCGGTTGTCTGGTAATTTTGTTGATTTCTGTAAGGCCGATGAAGGTCTGCAGTATGGCTTCCTTAATCAGCTGTTCCTCGCTCTTCGATTGTTGCTGTTCAAATACATATAGCGGTTTATCAAAATTGGGATTGCGAAGCTTGATGTCGTTCACCAAGTCGTTTAGTTGTAGATTCTGACAGCCTAGGCTTAATACT from the Sphingobacterium thalpophilum genome contains:
- a CDS encoding UxaA family hydrolase, giving the protein MKNKVLKIHPKDNVLVALQDLKKGDAISFEGAHYILQEDIPAKHKFFMHDMRFGDEIRMYGVLVGKAQFDIPQGSIMNTENTKHAAEPYHFRPSQYHWDKPDVSKFETRTFNGYLRRDGRAGTANYWLFIPTVFCENRNLDVIKEALYNELGYSVTGKYKNFTHQLLQAYEKGETLDLSSLEKLNTSTAQSSRVFKNVDGIKFLNHQGGCGGIRQDAAVLSKLLAAYADHPNVAGVTVLSLGCQNLQLNDLVNDIKLRNPNFDKPLYVFEQQQSKSEEQLIKEAILQTFIGLTEINKITRQPVPLSKLTLGVKCGGSDGFSGISANPAVGYTADLLVALGGKVLLAEFPELCGAEQNLIDRTLDPAAANKFIDLMTAYSNAAEAVGSGFYMNPSPGNIRDGLITDAIKSNGAAKKGGTSPVVDVLDYTETATKAGLNLVCTPGNDVEATTGKAAAGATLILFTTGLGTPTGNPICPVIKVATNNTLAKKMADIIDINTGPIIDGDKTIQEMGEDILEYCIKAASGEVIPKAVQLNQDDFIPWKRGVSL